In the genome of Cryptomeria japonica chromosome 8, Sugi_1.0, whole genome shotgun sequence, one region contains:
- the LOC131067077 gene encoding LOB domain-containing protein 29-like, translating to MATREGGAPCGACKFLRRKCMKGCVFAPYFSTEQLGPAHFAAIHKIFGASNFSKLLQNITSEQERFDAVVSISYEAQARLQDPTYGCVSHIFALQQQVAHLQAELSIAHSRLSSVSDRTSLSPSPYAEQSTSSYARLYGNCSSSSEPQSKHPSARENAAFYLEVKTDRNSCSPTNMDYYEDLSVDHQMNAFEYEINSLPASQVYEGDLHSLAFNILRNRS from the exons ATGGCAACAAGAGAAGGAGGAGCACCCTGTGGAGCTTGTAAGTTTCTGAGGAGAaagtgtatgaaagggtgtgtgtTTGCCCCTTATTTCTCTACAGAACAACTGGGGCCAGCCCATTTTGCTGCAATACATAAGATCTTTGGTGCAAGTAACTTCTCTAAGTTGCTGCAGAACATTACATCGGaacaagaaagatttgatgcaGTTGTCAGCATATCGTACGAGGCCCAGGCGCGCCTCCAGGATCCCACTTATGGCTGTGTTTCACACATCTTTGCTCTTCAACAACAG GTTGCACATTTGCAAGCCGAACTGAGCATTGCCCACTCTAGGCTTTCTTCTGTCTCTGATAGGACATCATTGAGTCCTTCCCCTTACGCTGAACAATCAACTTCTTCATATGCTAGACTCTACGGAAATTGTTCTTCTTCAAGTGAACCACAGTCCAAACATCCAAGTGCACGAGAGAATGCTGCATTTTACCTCGAGGTGAAAACGGATAGGAATTCGTGCTCTCCCACCAACATGGACTACTACGAAGATCTCTCAGTAGACCATCAAATGAATGCTTTCGAATATGAGATAAACTCATTGCCGGCAAGTCAGGTGTATGAGGGAGATCTCCACTCTTTGGCTTTTAATATCCTTAGAAATAGAAGCTGA